A region of Shewanella psychromarinicola DNA encodes the following proteins:
- the galU gene encoding UTP--glucose-1-phosphate uridylyltransferase GalU: protein MKVVIPVAGLGTRMLPATKAIPKEMLPLVDKPLIQYIVNECVAAGVKEIVLVTHASKNAIENHFDKSYELESTLEKRVKRQLLEEVQAICPKDVTIMQVRQGEAKGLGHAVLCAYPCIGNNAFAVVLPDVVLDEYTANQKTENLAAMIARYQATFASQIMVAPVPEEDVNKYGIADCGGVDIAPGDSAKIKAMVEKPDVGEAPSNLAVVGRYVLSEKIWRLLAKTPAGAGDEIQLTDAIDMLIEQDTVEAFNMTGKSHDCGDKLGYMNAFVEYGLRDAKLGADFKQSVEKMLLDQ from the coding sequence ATGAAAGTTGTTATTCCTGTTGCTGGTCTTGGTACCCGTATGTTGCCAGCCACTAAAGCGATCCCAAAAGAAATGTTACCATTGGTTGATAAGCCGCTTATTCAATATATTGTCAATGAGTGTGTTGCTGCCGGTGTGAAAGAGATTGTGCTGGTGACTCATGCCAGTAAAAATGCCATTGAAAACCACTTTGATAAATCCTATGAGCTTGAGTCCACTTTAGAGAAGCGCGTAAAACGTCAGTTGCTTGAAGAAGTGCAAGCGATTTGTCCTAAAGACGTGACGATTATGCAAGTGCGTCAAGGTGAAGCCAAAGGCTTAGGTCACGCGGTGTTGTGTGCTTACCCATGTATTGGCAATAATGCATTTGCAGTTGTATTACCCGACGTGGTGTTAGATGAATATACCGCTAATCAAAAAACTGAAAACTTAGCTGCGATGATAGCGCGCTATCAAGCGACATTTGCCAGCCAAATTATGGTGGCCCCAGTACCTGAAGAAGATGTGAATAAATACGGGATTGCTGATTGTGGTGGTGTAGATATCGCCCCAGGTGATTCTGCTAAAATTAAAGCTATGGTTGAAAAACCTGATGTTGGTGAAGCACCGTCAAATTTAGCCGTAGTGGGCCGCTATGTGTTGTCTGAAAAGATTTGGCGTTTACTGGCGAAAACGCCTGCCGGAGCCGGAGATGAAATTCAGTTAACTGACGCCATTGATATGCTGATTGAGCAAGACACGGTTGAAGCTTTTAACATGACCGGTAAGTCGCACGATTGCGGTGACAAACTAGGCTATATGAATGCTTTTGTTGAATATGGTCTACGCGATGCAAAGCTAGGCGCAGACTTCAAACAAAGCGTTGAGAAGATGCTGCTTGATCAATAA
- the glmM gene encoding phosphoglucosamine mutase: MSRKYFGTDGVRGKVGTFPITPDFAMKLGWAAGKVLASTGTQEVLVGKDTRSSGYMFESAMQAGLSAAGVNVALVGPMPTPAVAYLASTFRADAGVVISASHNPFYDNGIKFFSNDGTKLNDEQELAIEALLEQALNHNAMQCVASEDLGKVRRINDAAGRYIEFCKGVFAKGLTLAGLKIVVDSANGAAYHIAPNVYRELGAEVISINDKPNGVNINDRCGATHLDSLQTAVMAHEADLGIAMDGDADRVMFVDHNGHIVDGDQILYILAKSAKQQGTMAGGVVGTLMSNLGLEIALKALDIPFKRAKVGDRYVVEQLKQTGWRIGGEGSGHILHLDHASTGDAVVASLLVLQAVLHSEQSLAEIVSGMKKLPQVLLNVRLTANNADEILASEAVKQAVIEAEAILAENGRVLLRKSGTEPLIRVMVESTDPEMSLVQAEHIANAVRA, translated from the coding sequence ATGTCTCGTAAGTATTTTGGCACCGATGGTGTGCGTGGGAAAGTAGGGACGTTTCCGATCACCCCTGATTTTGCAATGAAGTTGGGTTGGGCGGCGGGTAAGGTTTTAGCGTCTACTGGTACCCAAGAAGTGTTGGTTGGTAAAGATACCCGCAGTAGCGGTTATATGTTTGAATCGGCTATGCAGGCTGGGCTATCAGCTGCGGGCGTAAACGTGGCACTCGTTGGCCCTATGCCAACGCCAGCGGTGGCGTATTTAGCCTCGACCTTTAGAGCGGATGCGGGTGTGGTGATTAGTGCATCACATAATCCTTTTTATGATAACGGCATTAAGTTTTTTTCCAATGATGGCACTAAGCTAAATGATGAACAAGAGCTCGCCATTGAAGCGCTGTTAGAGCAAGCCCTTAATCATAATGCTATGCAGTGTGTGGCGTCTGAAGATTTGGGTAAAGTAAGGCGTATTAATGACGCGGCAGGTCGTTACATTGAGTTTTGCAAAGGGGTATTTGCTAAAGGCTTAACCTTAGCAGGGCTTAAAATTGTGGTGGATAGTGCTAATGGTGCGGCTTATCATATTGCGCCCAATGTGTACCGTGAGTTAGGTGCTGAGGTGATTAGCATTAATGATAAACCTAATGGGGTTAACATTAATGACCGTTGCGGCGCGACCCATTTAGACAGTTTGCAAACGGCTGTGATGGCACATGAAGCTGATTTAGGTATTGCGATGGACGGTGATGCTGATCGGGTTATGTTTGTTGATCACAATGGCCACATAGTAGACGGCGACCAAATTTTGTATATTTTAGCCAAATCGGCTAAACAGCAAGGCACAATGGCAGGCGGTGTGGTTGGCACGTTAATGTCTAACCTCGGCCTTGAGATTGCCTTAAAAGCACTGGATATTCCGTTTAAACGCGCCAAAGTGGGCGACCGTTATGTCGTTGAACAATTAAAACAGACTGGCTGGCGCATTGGCGGCGAAGGCTCTGGGCATATCTTACATCTTGACCATGCCTCTACGGGTGATGCGGTAGTGGCGTCGTTATTAGTGCTGCAAGCGGTATTACATTCCGAGCAATCGTTGGCCGAGATAGTATCGGGTATGAAAAAGTTACCTCAAGTACTGCTCAATGTTCGATTAACCGCTAACAATGCTGATGAGATATTAGCATCAGAAGCCGTAAAACAAGCAGTGATTGAAGCCGAAGCAATACTTGCCGAAAATGGCAGAGTATTATTACGTAAATCTGGCACCGAACCGCTTATTCGTGTAATGGTTGAATCAACCGATCCTGAAATGTCACTAGTACAAGCAGAGCATATCGCTAATGCAGTTCGCGCCTAA